CGCGTCGACGTTTCGGATCACGCCATTGCAGCGAAACTCCGGCGGCGAGTGCGGATCCACTGCCAGCCGGCGAATCGCCTCGGCGTCACGGGATTTCGTACGCCACACCTGGGCCCAGCCGAAGAACACCCGCTGCACGCCGGTCAATCCGTCGATCACCGGTGCGGGCTCACCGTTCAATGACAACTGGTAGGCCAGCAGCGCGATGGACAGCCCGCCCAGGTCGCCGATGTTCTCGCCGACGGTGAAAGCGCCATTCACATGGTGGCTGCCGTCGAGCTCGCGCGGCGTGTACGCCTCGTACTGCTCGATCAACGCCTTGGTCCGGGCGCCGAACTCAGTGCGGTCGTCGTCGGTCCACCAATCGACAAGGTTGCCGTCGCCGTCATACTTGGCACCCTGGTCGTCGAATCCGTGCCCGATCTCGTGCCCGATCACAGCACCGATCCCACCGTAGTTGGCGGCGTCGTCGGCGTCGGCATCGAAGAACGGCGGCTGCAGAATGGCTGCGGGAAAGACGATTTCGTTCATACCCGGGTTGTAGTAGGCGTTGACGGTCTGCGGCGTCATGAACCACTCATCCCGGTCCACCGGCCCCCCTAACTTGGCCAGCTCGCGGTCGTGGTTGACGGCATAACCGCGCTGGAAGTTGCCGTACAGATCGTCTCGGTCGATGACCAGCGCGGAGTAGTCGCGCCAGGACACCGGGTACCCCACCTTCGCGGTGAACTTGGACAGCTTCTTCAACGCCCGCTGCCGGGTCTCTGGCGTCATCCAATCCAGGTCGCTGATGCTGATCCGGTACGCCTCCTGCAGATTCTCCACCAGCTTGTCGATGCGCGCCTTGGCGTCCGGCGGGAAATGCTTTGCCACGTAGAGCTTTCCGACGGCATCGCCCATCAACGTCTCGACCAGGGCGACCGCCCGCTTCCAACGGTCCCGAATCTGCTCGGTACCGGTCAGCCGGCGGCCGTAGAAGTCGAAGTCGGCGTCGACCATCTCCTTGGTCAGCCACGGTGACCGAGCCCGGATTAACCGCCAGCGCGCCCATGCCTTCCAGTCTTCAAACTCCTCGCTATCCCAGAGCGCCGAAAACGCGGTGAGATAATCGGGTTGGCGGACAACCACTTCGGCCACCGCCTCCGGTGCGGTTCCCAGTCCGGCCGCCCAGCCGGACCAGTCGAAACCCGCGCCTTGGGTCTGCAGATCGGCGAAAGTGCGCAGGTTGTAGGTGAGTTCGGCGTCGCGCCGCTTGACCACATCCCAATGTGCGGCAGCCAGTTTGCTTTCCAGGGCCACGATGCGGGCCGCCGTTTCGGCGTGGTCGTCCCTGCTGCCGCCGAACACCAGAGCGAACATGCGGGCGATGTGGCCCGGATAGGCCTCGAGCACCGCGGCGTGTTGCTCGTCACGGTAGTACGACTCGTCGGGCAGTCCGATCCCGGACTGACTGAAGTGTGCCAGGTAGCGGTTGGAATTCTTCGAGTCGGTGTCGACGTAAATCCCGACGCCGCCGCCCACCCCGGTGCGCTGCAGTGCACCGATCACCGCCGCCAGGACGGTGCGGTTGGCCGCACCGTCGACGACGGCCAGCTCGTCATGCAACGGTTGCAAACCGCGGTGCTCGACAGTCTCCTCATCGAGGAAGCTGGCGTAGAGGTCACCGATACGCTGCTCGTCGGTGCCGCCGGCTGCTTGGCTTGCGCTGGCTTGGATGATCAGGTCGCGCACCTGCTCCTCGGCGCGGTCGAACAGCGTCCGAAAGGCACCGTCGGTGGCGCGGTCGGCCGGGATGTCGTACTCGGACAACCAGCGGCCGTTCACATGACCGAAGAGGTCGTCCTGGGGGCGGGCGGCGGGGTCGACGTAGCTCAGGTCGATGCCCGAGCGGATTGCCTCTACTGTCACCCCGCCATCCTTCCACCTTGTTTCGGGTGCGACGATCGGGCCATGTCTGACCTGGAGAAAACCGAGAAGCCGTCGGACGACGAACCCGACCAACCCGACGACCGTGCCGACGTCGGCGAAGGTTCCGACCGCGCTGGCGACACCGAGGACGCTGACGAGGACGCCGAAGACGCTGACGAAGACGACACCGACGAAGCGATGATCTCCGGCTACGGCATTGGATCGGCCGTGCTGGGCCTGGTGTCGGTGGCAGCCGTGGTCCTCGGTGTGCTCATCTGGACCAGCCACCGCGACGACTCCGGCGAGCGCGCCTACCTGACCAGGGTCATGCAGGCGGCCAGCGACTGGTCCAACGTGCTAATCAACATGAACACCAGCAACCTCGACGCCAGCCTGCAGCGACTGCACGAAGGAACGGTCGGCGACCTCAACACCGACTTCGAAGCGGCTATCCAGGACTACCGAAAGCTCGCGCAGAAACTGCAGGCCAAGAGCAGCGGGCAGGTGGCGGCGGTGGCCATCGACACCGTGCACCGCGACCTGGACACGGTGCCCGGCTCGCCGCGACCGGTGGTGACAACCAAACTGCCCGCGTTCGCCACCCGCACCGACTCGGTGCTCGTCGTCGCGACGTCGGTCGCAGAGAATATCGGAGGAAAACCGCAGGTGGTCCAGTGGAATCTGCGGCTGGACGTCTCACAGATCGACGGCAAGCTGATGATCTCCGGCCTGGAGTCGCTGCGATGAGGAACGCGTGGCGGCTGGTGGTCTTCGACATCCTGGCGCCGCTGGCCGCCATCGCCGCGCTCGGCGCTATTGGGGTGGTGCTGGAATGGCCGAAGTGGTGGGTGGCGGTCGGCACAGCGCTGGCGCTGCTGATCGTGCAGGGCGTGCTGGTCAACTTATGGCTGTTGCGCCGCGACGCCGTCAGCGTGGGAACCGACGACGACGCGCCCGGCCTGCGCCTGGCCGTCGTCTTGCTGGCCGCGGCGGCGCTGTGCGCAGCGGTGATCACCGGCTACACGCACTGGACCAGCAAGGACGACGACTTCAAACGGAACTCGGTGGCGGTGGTACAGGTCGCCACCACGGTGGCCGAAGCCATCACGTCACTCTCGCCCACGGATCCGAGCGCCTCCATTGACCGGGCCGCGTCGCTGATGGTGCCCGAACAGGCGACCAAGTTCAAAGAGGGATACGGCAAGACCACCGCCGATCTGGTGCAGCGCAAGGTGACAGCCCAGGCCGCCACGATGGCCGCCGGCGTCGAGGCGATGGGCCCGACGGCGGCCCGGGTCGCGGTGGTCATGCGGGTCACCCAGAACGAGCCCGGCAAGCCACCCAACTCGCAGCCGGTTGCCCTGCTGGTGGCGCTGACCAAGCACGGCAACGACTGGCTGGTGCAGGATGTGCTGCCGATCAGCGCCCGCTGAGGCTAAGCGTCAGGCGGTCGCTCGTTCTTCACCCGGACGAAGCGGTCGGACAGTCGTCGCATCCGGATCATCAGCGAGGCCGATGGGCTGACACTGCCGTCGAGATAGGCGGCGAGGTCGTTGACGGATACCCCGATACGCGATGCGAATTCCTGCTGAGCCAGACCACAACGGTCCATCAGCAGATTGACATGACGGGCCACCTCGGCACGCTCGTTGGCCTCCAGGTGGGCGCGGGCGCGTTCAAGGACCTCCCACAACGCTTTGGCGATGCCGACCGGACGAGATCCCCCCAAAATCTCCTCGACCTGGCGCGCAGTGCGGCCGTAGGGATCGCGTTTGAGCGCGGCGGCGATCCGCTTCCAGGTGCCGATTTCGCCGCCTTGCAGCGCCGAACGGATGGCGGCGGTGGACCAGAACTCGACCGGCTGCGGGTCGGCGTCGGGAACTGCGCCGGGTCGGGGCGTGCGGCCCCGGCCGTGCGGAGCGGGCGCGGCTTTCCGCTGGTCGGCAGCCAACGTCACCTCGCCTCCTCCAACATCGCCACAGCCACTGACAGGCAGCGCTGCCTCACTTCCTCCCAGTCTGCCGGTGCGTCCGGGTCTGTCTCGACCTCAAGGTCGCACGGGTCCGGATCTGCCAGGCGGCGGACCAGCTGGGTGGCCATACCGTGCCGCTGCGAGTTGGGAGGCTGACAACAGTAATAGTTATCCATCCCGGCCAGCACCGCGGCAACGGCCTCGGGTTCCATCACCTTCACCATGTCAGCAAAATCGGCGTAATCGGACCGGGTGTTACGGGTCATGATCAGGTAGCCCTTGAGGCGCAGCGCTTCGGCCCCGGTCGGGATCTGCAGCCGATCGCCGGTGGGCAGCTGGACGTTGGTTGTCTCCACCGGGCTGCGCCGCCGGTAGGTGGGTCCAGATTTCCTGCCTTTGCGGTCCAGGGCATCCAGGGCCACCGACAGCCGGCCGCGCCACAACGTCACCGGGTGTACCGGACGATCGGTCCATGCCATGGCCTTAGCAATGCCGGTACGGTAGGCCAGGCCGACCTTTCCGACCGGACCCGAGGCAACGGCCAAGGCTTCAGTTTCGGCATCAGCCAAATCCCGATCAGACCCATTGCGCTCGCAGCCGCTGAATGCGAATGGGTCGGCGACGCAAATAGTCTGGGGCGCAAGGTGTTTGAACTTTGCAGCCGACTTGATCACCATGCGCAGATCGGCGCTGGGCGCGATCGCCGCAGTGATGTCCTCAGGGATGACGACGACACCGCCGAGGTCGACG
The nucleotide sequence above comes from Mycobacterium vicinigordonae. Encoded proteins:
- a CDS encoding M13 family metallopeptidase, which codes for MTVEAIRSGIDLSYVDPAARPQDDLFGHVNGRWLSEYDIPADRATDGAFRTLFDRAEEQVRDLIIQASASQAAGGTDEQRIGDLYASFLDEETVEHRGLQPLHDELAVVDGAANRTVLAAVIGALQRTGVGGGVGIYVDTDSKNSNRYLAHFSQSGIGLPDESYYRDEQHAAVLEAYPGHIARMFALVFGGSRDDHAETAARIVALESKLAAAHWDVVKRRDAELTYNLRTFADLQTQGAGFDWSGWAAGLGTAPEAVAEVVVRQPDYLTAFSALWDSEEFEDWKAWARWRLIRARSPWLTKEMVDADFDFYGRRLTGTEQIRDRWKRAVALVETLMGDAVGKLYVAKHFPPDAKARIDKLVENLQEAYRISISDLDWMTPETRQRALKKLSKFTAKVGYPVSWRDYSALVIDRDDLYGNFQRGYAVNHDRELAKLGGPVDRDEWFMTPQTVNAYYNPGMNEIVFPAAILQPPFFDADADDAANYGGIGAVIGHEIGHGFDDQGAKYDGDGNLVDWWTDDDRTEFGARTKALIEQYEAYTPRELDGSHHVNGAFTVGENIGDLGGLSIALLAYQLSLNGEPAPVIDGLTGVQRVFFGWAQVWRTKSRDAEAIRRLAVDPHSPPEFRCNGVIRNVDAFYEAFEVSEDDALFLEPQRRVRIWN
- a CDS encoding helix-turn-helix domain-containing protein, giving the protein MTLAADQRKAAPAPHGRGRTPRPGAVPDADPQPVEFWSTAAIRSALQGGEIGTWKRIAAALKRDPYGRTARQVEEILGGSRPVGIAKALWEVLERARAHLEANERAEVARHVNLLMDRCGLAQQEFASRIGVSVNDLAAYLDGSVSPSASLMIRMRRLSDRFVRVKNERPPDA